Proteins from a genomic interval of Diospyros lotus cultivar Yz01 chromosome 6, ASM1463336v1, whole genome shotgun sequence:
- the LOC127804483 gene encoding uncharacterized protein LOC127804483: MVNTRRPRDTINNDCGRREEDNLESQGDRRSHLGGNRRYVRESSTGEDRFGRIERFLENMLTYVSREEPTRHTTTALERYRHLRPPVFKGRIGDDPSSAEYWLEQTEKLLQHLQCREEEKVRCATYTLEEEAGRWWQSIERSIMRSQQQREEDGRDVPMYTWAGFKDDINVKYFPKSWKEERIWEFMRLKQTDEMSVNQYDNWFTQLIKYVPLYETYESQKAQKFVSRLRVSLQQVLSGWDIDTYKEALHRALTIEKNLTRVKIIKTEEGSKGSKSGNLMAQPKEEGKCPRCKKKHPEKRCVIKCYGCGEEGHIGRNCPKIKGTPQVGYQGKVVCYNCGQPGHISRECPKRQKMELPSGRA; encoded by the coding sequence atggtgaatacacgaagGCCCCGAGATACTATCAATAACGATTGTGGGAGAAGGGAAGAAGATAATCTTGAAAGCCAAGGTGACCGTAGAAGTCATCTGGGGGGGAACAGACGATATGTCAGGGAATCAAGTACTGGAGAAGATCGGTTTGGGAGAATAGAAAGATTTTTGGAAAACATGTTGACTTACGTGAGTAGGGAAGAACCTACTCGGCACACAACCACGGCACTGGAACGGTACCGACATTTGAGACCCCCTGTGTTCAAGGGTAGGATTGGCGATGATCCTAGCTCAGCTGAGTATTGGCTTGAGCAGACTGAGAAATTACTTCAACACCTCCAATGCAGGGAGGAGGAGAAAGTAAGGTGCGCAACCTACACGCTGGAGGAAGAAGCAGGTCGGTGGTGGCAATCTATCGAACGTTCCATAATGAGGTCTCAACAACAACGCGAGGAAGATGGGAGGGATGTGCCAATGTATACTTGGGCAGGATTCAAGGATGATATTAACGTCAAGTACTTCCCCAAGAGCTGGAAGGAAGAAAGGATCTGGGAGTTTATGAGACTCAAGCAGACCGATGAAATGTCTGTGAACCAATACGACAACTGGTTTACTCAGCTAATTAAATACGTGCCCTTGTACGAAACTTATGAGAGTCAGAAGGCACAGAAGTTTGTTTCAAGGTTGCGAGTAAGTCTTCAACAAGTTTTAAGCGGGTGGGACATTGATACCTACAAGGAAGCATTGCACCGAGCCCTAACCATTGAGAAGAACTTAACGCGGGTGAAAATAATCAAGACTGAAGAAGGGAGCAAGGGCAGTAAATCGGGAAATTTAATGGCCCAACCTAAGGAAGAAGGGAAATGCCCTCGATGTAAAAAGAAGCACCCTGAGAAGAGATGCGTTATAAAATGCTACGGATGCGGTGAAGAAGGCCACATTGGAAGAAATTGCCCAAAGATCAAAGGAACGCCCCAAGTAGGGTATCAGGGAAAAGTGGTGTGCTATAATTGCGGGCAGCCGGGGCATATCTCGCGAGAGTGTCCAAAGAGACAAAAGATGGAGTTGCCAAGTGGAAGAGCATAG